A genomic stretch from Engraulis encrasicolus isolate BLACKSEA-1 chromosome 10, IST_EnEncr_1.0, whole genome shotgun sequence includes:
- the rer1 gene encoding protein RER1 isoform X2 translates to MSEGDSVGESIHGKPSAIGRFFTRLGQKYQSWLDKSTPFSSMRWAATLLLTAIYMIRVYILQGWYIVTYALGIYHLNLFIAFLSPKVDPSLLDEDEGPALPTKQNEEFRPFIRRLPEFKFWHSATKGIVIAMICTFFEAFNVPVFWPILVMYFIMLFCITMKRQIKHMIKYRYLPFTHGKRQYREDT, encoded by the exons atGTCAGAAGGAGACAGCGTCGGTGAGTCGATCCATGGGAAACCTTCAGCGATCGGGCGCTTTTTCACCAGGCTTGGACAG AAATACCAGTCATGGTTAGACAAGTCGACGCCGTTTTCTTCCATGCGATGGGCAGCCACGCTACTCTTAACTGCCATCTACATGATCAGAGTGTATATACTGCAG GGATGGTACATCGTCACATATGCTCTGGGCATCTACCACCTTAACCTCTTCATCGCTTTCCTCTCGCCAAAAGTGGACCCATCCTTGCTCGATGAAG ACGAGGGTCCTGCGCTGCCCACCAAGCAGAATGAGGAGTTCCGGCCTTTTATTAGGAGACTGCCTGAATTCAAGTTCTG gCATTCTGCAACGAAAGGCATTGTCATTGCAATGATTTGCACGTTCTTCGAAGCCTTCAACGTGCCAGTGTTCTGGCCCATACTGGTCATGTACTTCATCATGCTCTTCTGCATCACCATGAAGAGGCAGATCAAG CACATGATCAAGTACAGATACCTGCCCTTCACCCACGGAAAGAGACAATACAGAG AGGACACATGA
- the rer1 gene encoding protein RER1 isoform X1 codes for MSEGDSVGESIHGKPSAIGRFFTRLGQKYQSWLDKSTPFSSMRWAATLLLTAIYMIRVYILQGWYIVTYALGIYHLNLFIAFLSPKVDPSLLDEGESEDEGPALPTKQNEEFRPFIRRLPEFKFWHSATKGIVIAMICTFFEAFNVPVFWPILVMYFIMLFCITMKRQIKHMIKYRYLPFTHGKRQYREDT; via the exons atGTCAGAAGGAGACAGCGTCGGTGAGTCGATCCATGGGAAACCTTCAGCGATCGGGCGCTTTTTCACCAGGCTTGGACAG AAATACCAGTCATGGTTAGACAAGTCGACGCCGTTTTCTTCCATGCGATGGGCAGCCACGCTACTCTTAACTGCCATCTACATGATCAGAGTGTATATACTGCAG GGATGGTACATCGTCACATATGCTCTGGGCATCTACCACCTTAACCTCTTCATCGCTTTCCTCTCGCCAAAAGTGGACCCATCCTTGCTCGATGAAGGTGAGTCTGAAG ACGAGGGTCCTGCGCTGCCCACCAAGCAGAATGAGGAGTTCCGGCCTTTTATTAGGAGACTGCCTGAATTCAAGTTCTG gCATTCTGCAACGAAAGGCATTGTCATTGCAATGATTTGCACGTTCTTCGAAGCCTTCAACGTGCCAGTGTTCTGGCCCATACTGGTCATGTACTTCATCATGCTCTTCTGCATCACCATGAAGAGGCAGATCAAG CACATGATCAAGTACAGATACCTGCCCTTCACCCACGGAAAGAGACAATACAGAG AGGACACATGA